The window TTTTGTTGAGAATTTCGGTGCTTTTTCGGGAGAGATGGGATACATTGTACGTATCAATCCAAACATGAACGGTATCTCGTATGGTAAAGCTCTACAACATAGTGGATTCCCGGGTAACGGAATGTGTCGGTGCCGCGGAGAACATAGCCGTCTACATCAATCCCGATGAGAACGAGAGACGGCATCTCATCGACCAGTACCAGATAGACGAGCACACCCTTCAGTCGGCCCTTGACCCGGATGAGCTTTCCCGTATCGAGATCGAGTCGAATCATGTCGCCATCATTCTCAAGGTACCCGTCAATTATCAGGCCGAACACGCCTTCGAGTTCCTCGTTTCATCCATGGGCATGTTCCTCTTCGAGGACAAGCTTGTCATCGTGATGGCCGAGGACCTCCCCATCTTCGACAGCAAGACCTTCGCCCGTGTCAGCCGTCTCGCCGAAACGATGCTGAAGATCGTCAACTACAGCATCTTTCGGTTCCTGGAGCACTTAAGGGTCATCGACATGGTCTCCGACGAACTGGGCGAGAAGATCAGCACCTCCATGGAGAACACGTACCTTCTCAACCTCTTCGCGCTGGAGAAGAGCCTTGTGTACTATCAGAACGCGATCAACTCCAACTCCGTCCTCATCGAGAAGATGAAGATATACACGCAGCGGATAGGATTCACCGTCGATGACACGGAGCTCCTCGACGACATCACCATCGAGAATACCCAGTGCTACAAGCAGGCGGAGATCTATTCCAACATTCTCGCCAGCATGATGGATGCCAGGGTTTCCATCGTGAACAACAACCTCAACATCCTGATGAAGAAACTGACCATGATAACCATCGCCATCATGGTCCCGACCTTCGTCGTCAGTGC of the Syntrophorhabdus sp. genome contains:
- a CDS encoding magnesium transporter CorA family protein, which translates into the protein MVKLYNIVDSRVTECVGAAENIAVYINPDENERRHLIDQYQIDEHTLQSALDPDELSRIEIESNHVAIILKVPVNYQAEHAFEFLVSSMGMFLFEDKLVIVMAEDLPIFDSKTFARVSRLAETMLKIVNYSIFRFLEHLRVIDMVSDELGEKISTSMENTYLLNLFALEKSLVYYQNAINSNSVLIEKMKIYTQRIGFTVDDTELLDDITIENTQCYKQAEIYSNILASMMDARVSIVNNNLNILMKKLTMITIAIMVPTFVVSAFSMNVAIPVQKHPHAFWIILAIAFAAMFGFFFSWRMRK